In Planctomycetia bacterium, one DNA window encodes the following:
- a CDS encoding O-antigen ligase family protein: MRFAIYVGILIAMIPLVFTRPFFGLCAYLVVSILQPKYLCWQPDFQDAFLIGLPLVIGAVAIGVKRQSVRPVQDAHGQVIALKTVQERAPLFEMAWPLLVMGLLIAYIGATRPLSEYPLSETSAAYRSLCKVLIVTAILTGMCAEARRFRVLYGVVALSAAFWAIKGGLKVALLGPHQVYGKTYDNNLFALTSVMALPMLFYFGQSLARLRWRWLFAAASGLTCLAILGSGSRAGFLALAVVLWCMAWSSKYRFRAIAAVCLFVGIVYLAAGAEVRNRVASIVNFREDKSASSRFVTWTAARDMLASRPILGVGFGNFESARKAAGGSGKAAHNIFLEAAAELGLVGVSMWLLLILGSMFSLWRFMRWSRRLPPDLKWAYLWSRGLLLGMVAYCVHGFFHNEEFLELMLTIIGMGVALQAAVHRSWSERRLRREAGFRAAGASVASPAREREAESPQPAWHPGVLASGRPMMR, translated from the coding sequence ATGCGTTTTGCCATTTACGTCGGCATCCTGATCGCGATGATTCCCCTGGTGTTCACGCGGCCGTTCTTCGGCCTTTGCGCGTACCTCGTGGTGTCCATCCTTCAGCCCAAATATCTTTGCTGGCAACCGGATTTTCAGGATGCGTTTCTGATCGGGTTGCCGCTGGTCATTGGTGCGGTGGCGATCGGCGTCAAACGGCAGAGCGTTCGCCCGGTGCAGGATGCGCACGGCCAGGTGATCGCGCTCAAGACGGTACAAGAGCGCGCGCCGCTGTTTGAAATGGCATGGCCGCTGCTGGTGATGGGGTTGCTGATCGCCTACATCGGCGCGACGCGCCCGCTGTCGGAGTATCCGCTTTCCGAGACTTCTGCGGCGTACCGAAGTTTGTGCAAGGTGTTGATCGTTACCGCGATTCTGACGGGGATGTGCGCCGAGGCCAGGCGGTTTCGAGTTCTGTACGGCGTGGTGGCGCTGTCCGCCGCATTCTGGGCCATCAAAGGTGGTCTGAAAGTCGCACTGCTGGGTCCGCACCAGGTCTATGGCAAGACGTACGATAACAACTTGTTCGCGTTGACGTCGGTCATGGCGCTGCCGATGCTGTTTTACTTCGGGCAATCGCTGGCGAGGCTTCGCTGGCGATGGTTGTTTGCCGCGGCGTCGGGTTTGACGTGTCTGGCGATCCTCGGATCGGGCTCCCGCGCCGGGTTTCTCGCGCTCGCCGTCGTCCTCTGGTGCATGGCGTGGAGCAGCAAGTATCGGTTTCGCGCGATCGCAGCGGTTTGTCTGTTTGTTGGAATCGTGTATCTGGCCGCCGGGGCGGAGGTGCGAAACCGCGTTGCATCGATCGTCAACTTCCGAGAGGACAAGTCCGCCAGCTCGCGCTTCGTCACCTGGACCGCCGCACGCGACATGCTGGCCAGCCGGCCGATCCTTGGCGTGGGCTTCGGCAACTTTGAGTCGGCGCGCAAGGCGGCCGGTGGGAGCGGCAAGGCCGCGCACAACATCTTTCTGGAGGCAGCGGCTGAACTGGGGCTTGTGGGCGTGTCGATGTGGTTGCTCTTGATCCTGGGAAGCATGTTCAGTCTTTGGCGCTTCATGCGCTGGTCGCGGCGTCTGCCACCCGATTTGAAATGGGCTTACCTCTGGTCGCGGGGGTTGCTGCTGGGAATGGTGGCGTACTGCGTTCACGGTTTCTTCCACAATGAGGAGTTTCTTGAACTGATGTTAACGATCATCGGCATGGGTGTGGCGCTTCAGGCCGCCGTGCATCGTTCGTGGAGCGAGCGAAGACTGCGTCGCGAAGCTGGTTTTCGTGCCGCCGGAGCAAGCGTCGCATCGCCTGCTCGTGAGCGCGAGGCAGAATCACCGCAACCGGCCTGGCATCCCGGTGTGCTCGCATCAGGCCGGCCGATGATGCGATAA